A window of Candidatus Nitrospira allomarina genomic DNA:
AACACCGCGCCAATGGCACCACCCACTACCATTCCCAAAATAATGTACTCATAACTGACAATGTGTCGATCAGTGAGGGTCACGACCACGGCCAGCAGCATTCCACAGGCACCCAGAATATTTCCGCGAACTGCTGTTCGAGGATGGGTAAGCCCCTTCAGGCCAAAAATGAACAGGACGGACGCAACGAGGTAAGAGAAATTTATAATAAAATCGTACATAGGTTTTAGGTCTTCTTTTTGAACATGGCCAACATTCGGTTCGTCACCATAAATCCACCAATCACATTAATGGACGCCAAGACCACAGAAAGAAAACCCAGAACCGTGGTAACCCACAGCTCTGTTCCTGCAGAAACAATGGCCCCCACCAAGGTGATACCTGAAATGGCGTTAGAACCTGACATCAAAGGAGTGTGAAGAGTAGGCGGAATCTTCGTGATGACCTCGAAGCCCACGAAGATCGCGAGGACAAAAACGGTAAAGGACATGAGAAACATTTCCATAACAATTCCCTCGTTCTTACGCCGATTAAGCAGGAAGTCCCAATACTTCCCGAATGAGGGGCTGAACAACTTCCCCATTGCGCGTCAACATGGTTTCTTTCGTAATTTCGTCGTTCATATCAATTTGCATTTCCCCTTTTTTCACTAAATGGAGGAGAAAGGTCGCCACATTTTTGGCATACATTTGACTGGCATGAAACGGCACGGTTGAGGACAAGTTTTCAGGACCATGAATCGTCACACCATGCATTACGATGGTATGGCCAGACTTGGTCAGCTCACAGTTTCCGCCCCGTTCTGCAGCCAAATCTACAATTACTGACCCTGGAGCCATAGCCCCAACCATATCGGCCGTAATAAGAATCGGTGCTTTTTTCCCAGGCACAGCCGCCGTGGAAATCACCACATCACTATTAGCAATTACTTTCCCTAACAACTCTCGCTGCTTCTTGTAAAAGGTTTCATCTTGGGCTTTGGCATACCCCCCTTTATCTTCCGCAGCACCTGTCTCCAAAGGCAGTTCAACAAACTTGGCACCTAAACTTAAAATTTGCTCCTTGACCGCAGGGCGAATATCATACGCCTCAACAGCAGCCCCTAACCGCTTAGCCACAGAAATGGCTTGCAATCCTGCAACTCCAGCGCCAATGATTAAGACCTTCGCAGGAGTGACCGTTCCAGCCGCTGTCATGAGCATTGGAAACATTTTTGGCAGCGAACTGGCGGCAATCAGTACCGCTTTGTAGCCAGCTACCGTACCCATGGAGGAAAGGATGTCCATACTTTGGGCACGGGTAATGCGAGGCATCAATTCTAAAGCAAAGGCCATGACCTCACGAGAAGCGAGGTCTTTAACCGATTGAGGGGCCGTCAAGGCTTCGGCCATTCCAATCAGGATCTGTCCTTTGCGAAAATCTGCTAGGTCTGCTTGACCTTCTGTAAGGTTTGCTCCCAACAACCTTACTTGAACAACGCAATCAGCCTTCTCGAACACTTGTGACCGAGATGAGGCAATGGTTGCGCCTTTTTCGACATACGCGGAGTCAGGATAACCCGCTTGTTCTCCAGCCTTGGATTCCACCATGACATCCATTCCGCCTTTTTTCAGCGAGGGGAGTACAGCTGGAACTAGAGCCACTCGGTGTTCACCAGGATACGTTTCTCGAAGGACGCCA
This region includes:
- a CDS encoding proton-translocating transhydrogenase family protein, which encodes MEMFLMSFTVFVLAIFVGFEVITKIPPTLHTPLMSGSNAISGITLVGAIVSAGTELWVTTVLGFLSVVLASINVIGGFMVTNRMLAMFKKKT
- a CDS encoding NAD(P) transhydrogenase subunit alpha, whose amino-acid sequence is MIVGVLRETYPGEHRVALVPAVLPSLKKGGMDVMVESKAGEQAGYPDSAYVEKGATIASSRSQVFEKADCVVQVRLLGANLTEGQADLADFRKGQILIGMAEALTAPQSVKDLASREVMAFALELMPRITRAQSMDILSSMGTVAGYKAVLIAASSLPKMFPMLMTAAGTVTPAKVLIIGAGVAGLQAISVAKRLGAAVEAYDIRPAVKEQILSLGAKFVELPLETGAAEDKGGYAKAQDETFYKKQRELLGKVIANSDVVISTAAVPGKKAPILITADMVGAMAPGSVIVDLAAERGGNCELTKSGHTIVMHGVTIHGPENLSSTVPFHASQMYAKNVATFLLHLVKKGEMQIDMNDEITKETMLTRNGEVVQPLIREVLGLPA